One genomic segment of Suricata suricatta isolate VVHF042 chromosome 16, meerkat_22Aug2017_6uvM2_HiC, whole genome shotgun sequence includes these proteins:
- the MMP2 gene encoding 72 kDa type IV collagenase — MQKFFGLPQTGDLDQNTIETMRKPRCGNPDVANYNFFPRKPKWDKNQITYRIIGYTPDLDPETVDDAFARAFQVWSDVTPLRFSRIHDGEADIMINFGRWEHGDGYPFDGKDGLLAHAFAPGPGVGGDSHFDDDELWTLGEGQVVRVKYGNADGEYCKFPFLFNGKEYTSCTDTGRSDGFLWCSTTYNFEKDGKYGFCPHEALFTMGGNADGQPCKFPFRFQGTSYNSCTTEGRTDGYRWCGTTEDYDRDKKYGFCPETAMSTIGGNSEGAPCVFPFTFLGNKHESCTSAGRSDGKMWCATTANYDDDRKWGFCPDQGYSLFLVAAHEFGHAMGLEHSQDPGALMAPIYTYTKNFRLSHDDIKGIQELYGASPDIDTGTGPTPTLGPVTPEICKQDIVFDGISQIRGEIFFFKDRFIWRTVTPGSKPMGPLLVATFWPELPEKIDAVYEAPQEEKAVFFAGNEYWVYSASTLERGYPKPLTSLGLPPDVQRVDAAFNWSKNKKTYIFAGDKFWRYNEVKKKMDPGFPKLIADAWNAIPDNLDAVVDLQGGGHSYFFKGAYYLKLENQSLKSVKFGSVRTDWLGC; from the exons ATGCAGAAGTTCTTTGGGCTACCCCAGACGGGCGACCTGGACCAGAACACCATCGAGACCATGCGGAAGCCACGCTGTGGCAACCCTGATGTGGCCAACTACAACTTCTTCCCTCGCAAGCCCAAGTGGGACAAGAACCAGATCACATACAG GATCATTGGCTACACGCCTGATCTGGACCCTGAGACAGTGGATGATGCCTTTGCCCGTGCCTTCCAAGTCTGGAGCGATGTAACCCCGCTAAGGTTTTCTCGTATCCACGATGGGGAGGCTGACATCATGATCAACTTTGGCCGCTGGG AGCATGGAGACGGGTACCCCTTTGATGGCAAGGACGGGCTCCTGGCTCACGCCTTCGCCCCGGGCCCTGGCGTCGGGGGAGACTCCCACTTCGACGACGATGAGCTGTGGACCCTAGGAGAAGGGCAAG TGGTCCGAGTGAAGTACGGGAACGCCGACGGGGAGTACTGCAAGTTCCCCTTCCTGTTCAACGGCAAAGAATACACCAGCTGCACGGACACGGGCCGCAGTGACGGCTTCCTCTGGTGCTCCACCACCTACAACTTCGAAAAGGATGGCAAATACGGCTTCTGCCCCCACGAAG CTCTGTTCACCATGGGTGGCAACGCTGACGGACAGCCCTGCAAGTTCCCGTTTCGCTTCCAGGGAACATCCTACAACAGCTGTACCACCGAGGGCCGCACCGACGGCTACCGCTGGTGCGGCACCACGGAGGACTATGACCGCGACAAGAAGTATGGCTTCTGCCCCGAGACAG CCATGTCAACTATTGGCGGGAACTCAGAAGGCGCCCCCTGCGTCTTCCCCTTCACCTTCTTGGGCAACAAGCATGAGAGCTGCACGAGTGCGGGCCGCAGCGATGGCAAGATGTGGTGCGCGACCACGGCCAACTATGACGACGACCGAAAGTGGGGCTTCTGTCCTGACCAAG GGTACAGCTTGTTCCTGGTTGCAGCCCATGAGTTTGGCCATGCGATGGGGCTGGAGCACTCCCAGGACCCTGGGGCCCTGATGGCTCCCATTTACACCTACACCAAGAACTTCCGCCTGTCCCATGATGACATCAAGGGCATTCAAGAGCTCTATG GGGCCTCCCCTGACATTGACACTGGCACCGGCCCCACCCCGACTCTGGGACCCGTCACTCCTGAGATCTGCAAACAGGACATTGTCTTTGATGGCATCTCTCAGATCCGTGGGGAGATCTTCTTCTTCAAAGACAG GTTCATTTGGCGAACAGTGACACCAGGGAGCAAGCCCATGGGGCCCCTGCTAGTGGCCACCTTCTGGCCTGAGCTCCCGGAAAAGATTGATGCTGTGTACGAGGCCCCGCAGGAGGAGAAGGCTGTGTTCTTTGCAG GGAATGAGTACTGGGTCTATTCGGCCAGCACCCTGGAGCGAGGGTACCCCAAGCCGTTGACCAGCCTGGGGCTGCCCCCCGATGTTCAACGTGTAGATGCTGCCTTTAACTGGAGCAAGAACAAGAAGACCTACATCTTTGCTGGAGACAAGTTCTGGAG ATACAATGAAGTAAAGAAGAAGATGGACCCTGGCTTCCCCAAGCTCATCGCGGATGCCTGGAACGCCATCCCTGACAACCTGGACGCCGTGGTGGACCTGCAGGGCGGCG GTCACAGCTACTTTTTCAAGGGCGCCTACTACCTGAAGCTGGAGAACCAAAGTCTGAAGAGCGTGAAATTCGGAAGCGTCAGAACCGACTGGCTGGGGTGCTGA